In Candidatus Binatia bacterium, the sequence GGTGAAGACGCGGCCCGCGATATTGTCGTTGTCGCTGCTCATGGTTCTAGCGCTCGAGCTCGATCTCCCAGCCCTCACGCCTTTTCAGGACCTGAATCACGGCATGTCCACTCGCCTCCGCCGCGCGGGGCAGGTTTTGCACCGCCCGTGGATCATCGACAAGAACCGCGAGGCGCGAACCTGCGGGCATTCCCTCGAGGGAAACCTTGGCCCGGGCCCAGTTCAGCGGGCATTGAACACCGCGAAGATCAAGTAATTCCGGTGTCTGCGGGGAAGGTTGCAAGGCCATCTTCGGGGTTATTGCAGGGTTGGTTGGGCTGCATTGGCCTCGGTGATCGGGCCGAAATTCGCTTCATAGCGCCGCAGGTTGTCCTCGAGTGCGCGCAAGATCCGCTTGGCGTGGGCCGGCGCGACGATCACACGGGAGCGGAGCAAGGCGACGGACTCCTCGGCGTCGGGTGTCTGCGGTGGCGCGAAGAGATAGTCGAGCACGAACTCCTCTGGCCTGTGGGTCACCATCATCATGTTGGCATAGACCCCCGTTGCCGTCTTGGGGTCCGTCTGCACATTCATGGGCTTCGAGTTCTTACGGGATGGATCCGACATACCCTCACCATGCCATGGTTCAGCGCGGTAGTCATCCACCAGCACCTCGGATGGTGCGAACGGCTGTTGCATAGTAGGAATCAATTCCAGATGCCTCGTTCGTATACCATCCGCCGGGAGACCAGCGGCGAGCCACTTTATCGGATCGATTATCGTGGGGAACTCAATGAGGCCCAGTACCAGGCCGCAACGACGCTCGACGGTCCGGTTCTGGTGATTGCCGGCGCAGGCAGCGGCAAGACGCGCACACTGATCTATCGGGTTGCCCGTCTGGTCGAGTCCGGGGTCGACGCCAAATCCATCCTGTTATTGACCTTCACCCGTCGCGCTTCGCAGGAGATGTTGCGCCGAGCCGAGGCTCTATTGGGAGACGAGGGGCTTGATCGGGTGACGGGCGGTACCTTTCACTCCTTCGCGAATCTCGTCTTGCGTCGGTACGGAGAGCTCTACGGCTGGCCGCCTCGCTTTACGATCCTCGATCGGAGTGATTCCGAAGATACATTGCAGCTCATGCGGGTGCGGTTGGGTCTCGACTCGCGGGAGCGGCGGTTCCCTCGCAAGAAGACTCTGGCAAAGATTTTCAGCGCCATGGTCAACCGGGGGCTATCTATCGAAGAGATTCTGGAGCTGGAGTACCCGCAACTGCTCGACGATCTCGAGGATCTGGCCGCTTGCCGGGCGGCTTTTGAGGAATATAAGTCGGACCGAAATCTGTTGGACTACGACGATCTGCTGCTCCACCTGGTCCGTCATTTGCGCGAGAACGACGAGCTCCGGCTACGTCTGCGAAAGCTGTACCGGTACATCATGGTTGACGAGTATCAGGATACCAACCAGATCCAGGCGGAGATCGTCTCCTTGCTCGCGGGAGAGAATGGGAACCTGATGATCGTGGGAGACGATGCTCAGTCGATCTATGGATTTCGCGGGGCGGATGTGGAGAATATCCTTCGGTTCCCAACCGAGCATAAGGCAACCAGCGTGATTCGTCTCGAGGAAAACTACCGCTCCACGCAACCGATTCTGGATGTGACGAACGCAGTGATCGCCGCCTCGGACCAGCGACATGAAAAAACGCTTTTTAGCTCGCGGAAGGAAGGTGAGGTTCCCTGGGTGGTCCCAGCCCCCGACGAGCGTTGGCAAAGTCTGTTCGTGAGGCAGCGTATCCTTGATCTGGTGGAGGAAGGCGTACCTCTGAATCGGATTGCAGTCCTGTTTCGTTCGTCCACGCATTCCTTTGATTTGGAACTCGAGTTGACTCGGGCGGGAATTGACTACGTCAAGCGTGGTGGGTTTCGTTTTCTGGAAAGCGCTCACGTAAAAGATGTTCTCGGCTTCCTGCGCGTACTGGAGAATGCGCAGGATTCAGTTGCCTGGGGCCGAATCCTGCTTCTGCTCGACAGCGTTGGTGCCAAGGCCGCAGGGCAGGCGCTGGAGTGGATGGGCTCTGCGGCTTCAGGCGATCGGCGACTCTCGACGTATGAAGGCAGCCCCGGCATGCGAAAGGGCGCGATCCAGTCGATCCGCTCCCTGGGGGCCTTTCTTGAGTCCCTGCAGCCGGAAGCCTCCGAGCCCTCGGTTCTGGTCGATCAGGTTCTGCGGTTTTATCAGCCAATCCTCGAGCGCGAGTATCGGGAGGACGCTCCGAAGAGAGAACGCGATCTCGAGCAGTTCCAGATCCTGGCGGAGAGATTCCCGACCCTGACGCAATTGCTTTCGGAATTGGCATTGGAGCCGCCGGTGGATGCAGTGGGCGGTTCGGTCGCGTTGGACACAGCCGACCAGGGACAATTGGTTCTCTCCACGATTCATTCGGCGAAAGGGCTGGAGTGGCATTCGGTGTTCGTTCTCTCGGTCCTCGAGGGGCGTCTGCCATCGATCTACGCCCTCGAAGCAGGAGATCTCGAAGAGGAACGTCGGCTTCTCTACGTCGCCTGTACGCGGGCCGAGGAGAACCTCTATCTCTGTTACCCGATGGAAGTGCAGGATCGCGCGATGGGCGGATTTGTTTCGGCGCGGGTGTCCCAGTTTCTGGCGGATGTTCCGGAAGAAGCGATGCTTCAGCTTCGCCTCGAAGGCGAGGAATCATGAGCATATTCCGGGCATTTGCTGATCGGTCTCGAACCGGGCAAACTCGGGTGCGGAAACCTTGAGACGATGTACGAGACTTTTTTCGGTCTAGACGAACCGCCATTCCGGCTTACGCCCGACCCGCGTTATCTCTTCCTTTCGCGTCGGCACCGGGAGGCCCTCGGACATCTTTCCTTCGGTATTCGGGACGGCGCGGGCTTCGTGGCCATTACGGGCGAGATCGGCGCCGGGAAGACGACTCTCCTGCGTTCGCTTCTCCGCGATGCCGACGAGAAAATTCAATATGCCTACGTTCTGAACCCCGTAATGACGGGGGTAGAGCTTCTCGAGGAAATCAATCACGAACTCGGTCTGCGAGAACAAGGTGGGCGGCGGGAGCTTCTCGGTGCTCTCAACCAATA encodes:
- a CDS encoding DUF3467 domain-containing protein, encoding MQQPFAPSEVLVDDYRAEPWHGEGMSDPSRKNSKPMNVQTDPKTATGVYANMMMVTHRPEEFVLDYLFAPPQTPDAEESVALLRSRVIVAPAHAKRILRALEDNLRRYEANFGPITEANAAQPTLQ
- a CDS encoding sulfurtransferase TusA family protein, which gives rise to MALQPSPQTPELLDLRGVQCPLNWARAKVSLEGMPAGSRLAVLVDDPRAVQNLPRAAEASGHAVIQVLKRREGWEIELER
- a CDS encoding ATP-dependent helicase, which produces MPRSYTIRRETSGEPLYRIDYRGELNEAQYQAATTLDGPVLVIAGAGSGKTRTLIYRVARLVESGVDAKSILLLTFTRRASQEMLRRAEALLGDEGLDRVTGGTFHSFANLVLRRYGELYGWPPRFTILDRSDSEDTLQLMRVRLGLDSRERRFPRKKTLAKIFSAMVNRGLSIEEILELEYPQLLDDLEDLAACRAAFEEYKSDRNLLDYDDLLLHLVRHLRENDELRLRLRKLYRYIMVDEYQDTNQIQAEIVSLLAGENGNLMIVGDDAQSIYGFRGADVENILRFPTEHKATSVIRLEENYRSTQPILDVTNAVIAASDQRHEKTLFSSRKEGEVPWVVPAPDERWQSLFVRQRILDLVEEGVPLNRIAVLFRSSTHSFDLELELTRAGIDYVKRGGFRFLESAHVKDVLGFLRVLENAQDSVAWGRILLLLDSVGAKAAGQALEWMGSAASGDRRLSTYEGSPGMRKGAIQSIRSLGAFLESLQPEASEPSVLVDQVLRFYQPILEREYREDAPKRERDLEQFQILAERFPTLTQLLSELALEPPVDAVGGSVALDTADQGQLVLSTIHSAKGLEWHSVFVLSVLEGRLPSIYALEAGDLEEERRLLYVACTRAEENLYLCYPMEVQDRAMGGFVSARVSQFLADVPEEAMLQLRLEGEES